The Choloepus didactylus isolate mChoDid1 chromosome 7, mChoDid1.pri, whole genome shotgun sequence genome segment CTCTGGAGTTAGGCTGGCAACCCAAGCAGCTGAAAAAACTGTGGTACAGAAAATAACCAAGTTGAACGTCCccaactgaagaaattaaaacactaCGGGAAGCAGGACCTCCGAAACTCTAGGACAACTCCTTACCCAAATTCTTCAGCTACACAATTAGAAGCCAGGGGCTTCCAGTGGACTATATTTTGCCCCCGCGCTTTCTCCCTCTCAGGCAGGTAGGTGAGCAAGCGACCCCACGCGCCTCTCCTCCAGCCCATTTCACTGTACTCCTAGGATGATGGATCACCTACCCGGCGCGGCCAGCAGCGGCCGGACGCGCAGCGCGCCGAGATGCTCAGGGGCGACGGCCGTGAGCCTTCTGCAGGACCCACGCCCCGCGCCCCGCCAGCCCCGAGCCCAGCCCGCGACCGTCCCCGCCGCGCTCACCGCCACGGAGCCGGAGGAAGAGGCGATGAACACGCGGATGATCATCCTCTCCTCGCGCCGGGGACCGACCCTCCGCCCCAGGGGGCTCTGGGCTGACGCGGACGCAGAGGCAGAATCCGGCTCTGAGCCGCCGCGGTCCCTCGGCAGAGAGTTCGCGTCGGGGAAGATCTGAGGGCTCCGGCTCCCTCCCGCCGGATCCGCAGATAAAAGCCCAGCACTGCCCGGCTGCGGGcagagggggaggagaggaggaggagggagccgGCCGTGGGGCGTGATGGGAATTGTAGTTTCGGTCTCTCCCTAGAGCAGCTGGTGGACTTGTGCTCACTTCAGCCCCCTTGAATGCGCTTCTATTGTATTAAAGCGCAGGTTGTTAGAGGGGAGCCAAAAAACCAGGAAGTACCTGTGAGATAAGGTGGCGAGACtgtagaggaaagagaaaaacgaAAACTAGGTAATAGGGCTTAGTTCAAAGTCCAAGCTTGGGTTCTGTGTTGTGGTTTGCTGGTTAGAGCATCGCCACCGAGTAACGCGCCAACAGACACGATTGCGCCGCGGAGACCCACAGTCTCCCGGCGGCCTGCACGACCCGCGGCCGGCAGGATGGGTTGGGCCGGGTTTTCAGGTGATGGCGGCGGTGGGGCTGTTCTCTCCGTCTTCTGTGTTCCCAGCAGCTCTAGAGATTCCTTTAGGTAaatgagaggtttttttttttcttttctgcagacGCCGAAAATTAGAAAGCCAGATGAGAGCACAACCGATATTTTATTCTTACCAAAAGTGTAATCGtagtagaaaaaataaatgtcaaaagaAATGAGGATCCTTCTATCAACACTGGAAATCAGGGCCCCACCTGCCCCACCCCTACCCTACACAATGGCTTCGCCTCTGTGCACTTAATATTTACAGTTGAGCCAAATCTTTGTCTTTTTGAGAACTGCGGCTCATTCCAATGCAGTCTCCCAGGAGGTTGCTGTTAAATAAAAAGCTTTTATGTAGTTGTAATAGTTTAGGACTGGTTCTTTAGCCAATGTTTTCTATTTGACAAAAGCACAAGCCTCTCATGGTTTTGTGGAAATGAACTACTTTCCCCTGCAGTACtgtatttacatttttcctttcagcaGGGGAGTTTAGCAGTAGGAACAATGTTAATTAATTgttctagaaagaaagaaattagattATGAGCTCTTTGACCCTTTGGTAAATTTCTTGCACAGATGCTAAGCATTTtggagtactttttttttttttttttaatcattttattgagatatattcacataccacgcagtcatacaaaacaaatcgtactttcgattgtttacagtatttGGAGTACTTTTGAAGAGCAATTTTGAATATTTCCAAGTTTATAACCTTCCTATCGCTCCTATTAAAGAGTCtttcctgtggttttctttttttttttgtttttcaattttttattatcttttatattcacaaaccatacaatcatccaaagcgtacagttgttcacagtaccatcatatagttgtgcattcatcaccacaatcaatttttgaacattttcattactgcaaaaaaaaaaaaggataaaaatcaaagtaaaaaagaacaactaaaacattccaccccccatccccctcccgttattcatttaatttgtgtcccatttttctactcatctgtccatacactggctaaagggagtgtgaaccataaggttttcacaatcacatagtcacactgtgtaagctatatagttatacaatcgtcttcaagaatcaaggctactcaGTTGCAGTGCAAAAGTTACAggcatttccttccagctattccaatacactaaaaagggatatcaatataatgcataagaataacctccacaatgatctctggactccatttgaaatatctcagtcactgaaactttatttttgtttcatttctcttcccccttttggtcaagaaggctttgtctcaatcccatgatgccaggtccaggctcatccccgagagtcaaagtcccatattgccagggagatttacatccctgagagtcatgtcccatgtagagggaggacagtgagtttacccgcagaattggcttagagagagaggctgcatctgagcaacaaaagaggttctctggaggtgacacttaggcaaaattataagtaggcttagcctctcctttgcagtaacaggcttcctaaggcaagccccaagatcaaggactcaaccttctaaattggtaatctcccatgcttttgagaatatcagtaatttcccaagtggggaagtttaatatgtcCATAtctttccccagtctctcaagggggctttgcaaatacattttaattctctgcccagattactctggaatatatcaggcttcacactaacctgtacaaaccaaccacatttcactccctattcaaagttccatgtaattatggtgtttgaataaactgaccatacaagttaaataatactgtgtgctacagaaaataaagattttgcaccaaataaacatctattcctctggtctcacacagaagttgaacttctaaaacactgtcaatattgtacacaaagagctcagcatctcagaatttagaaccattacaactcaggaatagatgtaactactgtaagagcttacaatctaggaaactttaccataagccttcctctgatgacatatgctctcagattcaattctcagagtttgcacattatagttagtccatattggtgaggtgttataatgtttgccttttcatgtctggtttatttcattcaacatgctatcctcaagatccattcaccgagttgtatacctcacaacttcattctttcttgtagctgctcaatattccattgtatgtatacaccgtAGTTCTCCATTCCAttttcagtcaatgtacccttaggccacttccatccattgtgaatcatgaatactgccaccataaacaccagtgtgcaaatgtccattcgtgtccctgctctcagttcttccaagtatatacccaataacaaggctgcagaaccatatggcaaccccatgcttagcttcctgtggaaccatgtggttttctttttgaatttaagataataacagaaaaacaatccTAATGGGACTTCATTTcttaatgttcaaaaatttttaatagaagTTTTGCTGTGGTTAATATCTCTTTGCAaatgtactttaattttttaatgcaaatgtgaaaataaatgtttataaaatataattttattaaaagtagGTATCGTGTTTCCTGTGTAAATGCAAGTCTTTATAAACTCAAAATTTTCTTCAGTTTGGAATTACTCAGTTATGCAGATTTAGCTTCACTCAATGAATAGCGTACTCTGTGAAAGTTaccagaaaagacacaaattgagTACCTCATGTCCTTAGCCAGCAGAGTAAGACAGGTACAGAAATAGTGACAGAATAAGACACACTGTGCCAATAGACTCCTGTGggatattgttctggtttgctaatgctgcccttttacaaaacaccagaaacggattgactttaataaagggggtttatctggttacaaagttacagtcttaaggccataaagtgtccaaggtaagttatcaaccatacagtaccttcactgaaggttggccattggcgtccagaaaacctctgttagctgggaaggcacgtggctggcatctgcttgctcttaggttgccttccaaaatggcattctccaaaatgttgctcttggggtgttttgtcctctcttaactgcagctcctcttcaaaatgtcactctcagttgctctcagctctgTGTGagttcttcaagtgtccctcatggctgtagcaagctcactccttctgtctgagcttatatagtgctctagtaaactaatccaggcccaccctgaatgggcagggccacacctccatggaaatcacccagtcagagttatcacctacagtttggtggggcgCATCTtcaaggaaacaatcaaagaattacaatctgatcaatattaatatgtctgaccccacaagattgcatcaaagaacatggagttttgggggacataaaacatccaaacgggcacagataaaaggaaatagagaggggAAAGTGGCTTTTAGAAGGGACTTTAAGTTGAATAGGATTTCACCTGGCAGACACAGGGGATGCAGAGTGAGAACATGCAACATGTGGGAGAAGGACAATAGGAGTCAGTTTGGCTTCAAAGAGAGATCTGAGAGGACTGGTAGGGGATAATGCTGGAAAAGTAAGTTTGCATGAATGCAGCCAGGGACTTACCCTGGCTGTCTGCCCAGCTCCTTGACCTTTTCTGGGATTTCTTCCTACCTCTCTGGTCCAAGAGGTTGTAGGGGTGGTACCCCACAGCCA includes the following:
- the LOC119540612 gene encoding proline-rich receptor-like protein kinase PERK2 translates to MRKEKKKPLIYLKESLELLGTQKTERTAPPPPSPENPAQPILPAAGRAGRRETSRHLISQGETETTIPITPHGRLPPPPLLPLCPQPGSAGLLSADPAGGSRSPQIFPDANSLPRDRGGSEPDSASASASAQSPLGRRVGPRREERMIIRVFIASSSGSVAIKKKQQDVVRFLEANKIEFEEVDITMSEEQRQWMYKNIPPEKKPTQGNPLPPQIFNGDRYCGDYDSFFESKESNTVYSFLGLKPRLASKAEP